The segment ATACATTATACATACTGTTAAATAGCTTATGTGATGAACTTCATAATAACGAAGAGTTTGATGTTTGTGAAACGAAGAGTTTTTTCTTTGAATTAGACTGAAATTACACTCTGTCGAGTGTTATTTTAGAATTAATCACATTCGACACTGTCTCTTCTATGTTTCTTTTAAATTCGTTATGAAGAACATATACACAACTGAAGAACATTATAAACAAAACATAGAAAACTTGCTATGAACAATTGTCATGAACTTCTTATAGTTATCGACATGGCCAATACCATCTTTTAAACAACTCGTTTGCATATATACACGACTGAATCACATCCCCTATAAAACATGGACAACTTGCTGTGAAGATTGATCAAGAACCTTTGTATAGTTATCGACAGGGCCAATATAATATCTTTTTTAGTAGCTGTTAAGTTTTCAACAAAACGTAGACTATGACGCAACCATTATATTAACTCGTCAATTATTCGGTCCGTTATTTTACATTCCTAGAGATTAATAATATTAGCCTAAGGTTTAGCTTAACTCTTTCTAATCATGACACATCAGCAAGAAGAAGACTTAATAGATAGACACATCAGCAAGTCCAaaatttaattagtacaaagttaaggttacatctttttaaaagatcctcaattaatatataggggatacgTACACGAATATGGAGACTTGAGAAGAGCGAAGGATTGGATCAAGCAACCGGCTAAGCACGTGGGTACAGTGGAATATGACACGTGGCTTACGTATATTGGGCAACACTCTTTTTTGTCCGAAGTTTCCACTGAAAGCTGGTGAAGTAAAACCTAACTACAAAGCCTGGAAAGTGCGTCAAGTACAACAACTCTTAGATACTCTCTCTCGGTCAGAGGCTTTTGAAAAGGAGATTTAAAATGATAAGCGTGGCTGCCGGGATCAATAATACTCTCTCATCCAAACTATAAAAAACATGTTTATCTTTTAGGTCGAGttttttaatgtaatataaaaaaacttttagCATGTTTATTGTAGATCTCTTAAATTGGATTTTTTAACGTAAAACAAGATACGGTCTCTTAGCTTTTAACTATAAAAAATAAGAGacgtcttttaattttttttagttaaaagctaagagACTGTATCTTATATTACGTTACGAGACCCAACCTAAGAGACCTgcaataaacatgctcttaaTACTCTACAcagaaaaacattaaaatcaTCATCCTGCATCAACTATAGAGATAGAATATTTACggaataaataagttttgatacatgtgtacatatataatctaattatgtatatctaattatatataacaattGTATCAGAACTTAATTTTCTGTTGAGTAAAATAAGTCTCACTTTAAACCAAAACTCAAATCACAAATTTAAATCGACACAAACTAAACAGAAAATAGTTTTAGTAAGTTTCAAGCCGGATACTTAAAACCAAAACTAAAGGGTTTGGTTCACTCATTAGACATTAGAGCACCCCCATTAGTGAACTTATGCGGGGTTCACAcagattccaaaaaaaaaaaaatattaaaataatgaatagTGATGAACTTGTCTTTCTTCACTTCTTCCTAGTGAACCaggttcatcactgtagcgcgggtcTCACAGCatgtggcggcccgcgattggtccaattaattaattttttttttttaaaacaaaaatcaaacaaaaaaaataattaaaaaatactttGTGAACCCCTTTCATGAGGTTCAGTAACGGGGGTGCTCTTATATTCTACATAAGTTTTTGCCTTTTCCTGCCCTTTTTACCAGCCTGCTTCTGATTCTTCGTACTATTCTGTTTCCCGTCACTATCATCTATCTTAGTTACAACTTCGTTACAAGCAGAAACATCCTCCTGGGCCTTGACCTTGCTTTTCTCGTCTTTCCTCTTTTCAACAAAGCTAATTACTCCTCGGAGAACAACATCAGTATCATCGTCCTGCATCAACTCTTCAGCTAACTCAGCTGGAGTAACCTCCGTAGAATCTATCAGCTTCTCTATTTCTTCACATAGAGGATGGTTTAAGCCATCTACACCAAGGTAATTAGAAACCAATGTCCTAAATGCTAAACCTGTACAGTACGACATATTGATATGCATATCCATTCTTCCAGGACGTAGCAACGCAGGATCAAGCCGGTCTTTGTGGTTTGTCGTGAACACGATGATTCTTTCATCTCCAAAACTTGACCATAACCCATCAATGAAGTTCAGAATCCCTGAGAGAGTCAACTACTCAAGACAATATTAGTAAAGATTATCTCAAATTAATTTCACAATTtgttcttataaaaaaatatcaccTGTGTGTCTTGATCCTCACTATCGTCATACTCATCATCCCTGCGTTTCCTCTTTCCTCTAGCTTTTCCAATTTCTTGATTCTCATCTTCCCTATCTCTCACCTCAGCATTGCAATCAATATCCTCAATCACCAAAATAGAACGATTCGTGGTGGATAACAAAATCCTCTTCAGTTCACCATTGTCATAAATATTACTAAGATCAAGATCAAACACATCGAACTTTAGGTAATTAGCCATCGCGGCTATCAAGCTAGATTTACCAGTTCCTGGTGGGCCATACAACAAGTAACCACGTTTCCATGCTTTACCAACTCTCTTGTAAAACTCTTTCCTCTTCAGAAACCTCTCCAAGTCATCgattatcttcttctttgcaCTTGGATCCATCGCCAATGTGTCGAACGTCGAAGGATGCTCTAGACTTATACATCCCCAGCTCCCGCAAGAAGAACCATCGTCGTCCCTGCTCCCAGGCACATCTCGGCTATAGAGATTCACCACTCTCAGGTCCCTCTTGATCTTTTCCGACTCCGCGATAACGTGGTTCAAGTAAGAGTCCAAGACTCTCTTGAAAGTGTAAAGGCCCAAGACATCACTCAAGCCCAACAGGAGTTGGCCCAAGTTATCAAAGGAGTCAACGGCTCTCTCAACCAGGATCAGAAGACGACAATAAGACAGAAGAGTGAGAAGAAGGGGACAGACTGTGCTAAGGAGCAGAGAGCTCTCGTACTATGTAACCAGTTTGATACCTTGTTATCAGTAGCAAGTGGCTAGATGTGTGACAGATGTAAACAGATCCTGAGAGATCAATTAGGGTTGAGAGAGTGTCTCCAACTATATAAAGAAGTATAGGAGGTTGTAAACGTTTTGAgcttttgaaatatattttaagtaaaGTTTAAGTCTTTCTTCTTTattcatatggtatcagagctttctTAAATCCTTAACAGGTTGCTGTAATGGCAGAAAGAAACGATCCATATCCTTTTCCTTCAGACATCCATGTCACTAGCTCTGTCACTCTTAAGCTTAGCGACACAAACTACCTCCTTTGGAAGACACAGATTGAGGCTCTTCTCCGTTCTCAAAAGCTCCTTGGTTTCCCCACTGGTCTTACGCCAGCTCCTGCTGCTACTGTCGTCAACATCGTCAACGATGCTCCTGTCGAAGCTCCTAATCCAGCTCATGAAGCCTGGACGTGTACGGACGAGCTTGTTAAGTCATGGATCTTTGGAACTCTTACAGAAGAGGTTCTGGGTCTTGTTCATGCCCTTGCTACATCCCAAGTTGTGTGGCTTGCCCTTGCCTCTCACTACAACAAGAGTTCTCTTGCTCGAGAGTTTGAACTCCGACGTCGTCTTCAACTCCTTTCTGTGAAAGGTAAAACCTTTTTGGTTTATTGTCGAGAGTTTAGGATTCTCTGTGACAATCTTAGTGCTATTGGTAAGCCGGTGGATGAAAACATGAAGATTTTCACCTTTCTGAATGGTCTGGGTCGCGAATATGATCCTATTACAACAGTGATTCAGAGCTCTCTGTCTCGACTCCCTCCTCAGACGTTCAATGATGTGGTCCTTGAGATCTCTGCTTTTGATGCAAAACTACAGTCGTATGAAGCTACTCCAGAGGTCTCTCCTCATCTTGCCTTCCAGACTCAACGTTTTGGAAACTCAAACTATGGTGGAAACAGAGGACGTGGCGGTTCTTTTGGTCGTTCTGGCAACTATCGAGGACGTGGTGGATATTCAACACGAGGCAGAGGTTTCACACAACAGGTTAATACCTCTGGTTGGAACCAACCTCCTGGATCTCAGTCTCAGGGTTCTCAATCAGGGAATACTCGTCCAGTATGTCAAATTTGTGGACGTGTTGGTCATGTGGCTTTGAAGTGTTGGAACAGATTTGATAATGCCTACCAGAGTAATGACACTCCTCACGCCCTAGCTGCTCTTCAAGTTTCAGATTCCAGTGGTCGCGAATGGCTTGCTGACTCGGGTGCTACAGCTCATATGACGCCTTCAGCCACCAACCTTCAGAACTCAGTTCCATATAACGGTCAAGAGACAGTTATGGTTGCAGATGGAACATATCTCCCTATCACTCATGTTGGATCCACTACCTTGAATACCACGACAGGTAGTCTCCCTCTTTGTGATATACTTGTGTGTCCATCAATGCAAAAATCTCTTTTGTCGGTCTCGAAACTGTGTGATGACTTCCCTTGTGGGGTCTATTTTGATGCTAATGCTGTCTCTGTGATTGATTTGAACACTCAGAAGGTAGTGACCAGAGGACAACGTCGTGAGAAACTTTATGTGTTGGAGCAACCTGACTTTGTAGCTTTCTATTCAAATCGACAGACTGTTGCAGGTGATCTAGTGTGGCATCAGCGTCTTGGTCATGCAAATCCTCAGGTTCTCCAACTCCTCAAAACCAGCAAGGCAATTTCAGTTAATAAGAGCAGCACCACTTCCGTCTGTGAACCTTGCCAGATGGGAAAGAGTTCTCAACTTCCTTTTTTTGATTCTGTCTCTAGTGTAATGGAACCACTTGATCGAATACACTGTGATCTATGGGGTCCTTCTCCAGTTGTATCTGTTCAGGGGTTCAAATATTATGCAGTCTTTGTAGACAACTATTCTCGTTATTCATGGATCTTTCCTCTAAAAATGAAATCTGATTTTTGTGATATCTTTATTggatttcaaaaacaaatcgaGAATCAGTTAAGCAAGAAGATCAAGGTGTTTCAGAGTGATGGTGGGGGTGAATTTATGAGTACGAGGTTTAGAGCACACTTACAGAATCATGGCATCCAGCATCTCATCTCCTGTCCGTCAACGCCTCAACAAAATGGCATATCGGAACGTAAACACCGGCACTTAACAGAATTGGGCCTGTCTATGATGTTTCAAAGTAAAGTCCCTTTACGTTTCTGGGTTGAGGCTTTCTACTCTGCCAACTTTATCACCAACATGCTTCCTTCTCCATCTCTGAAGAACAAGAGTCCCTCTGAGCTTATACTGAAAAAGGTTCCTGACTACAGTTTTCTTCGAGTTTTTGGGTCAGCCTGTTATCCTTGCTTACGTCCTTTCACTCAACATAAGTTCGAGCCACGGTCTCTTCAATGTGTCTTCTTAGGATATCATCCTCAATATAAGGGATACCGTTGTCTCTATCCTCCTACTGGTCGTGTCTACATTAACCGCCATGTTATATTTGATGAGACTTGCTTTCCATTCATGGATAAGTATAAGCATCTAGTCTCTCAACAGACCACAGGTATCATGGGAGCATGGCAAGCTGCAGATCCGCCTCAACGACAAGTCTTGCCAACTCTATCTTCCTTACGTTCTCAGGTGTTATCTCCGACTCATGCCTCACATGAAAATGTTGTGGAATATCCACTGGAAGATAATACTACCGAGACGTCTCCAGCGGACATCGGTCTTCAAACACCAGATCGTGAAGAGATGGTACTAAGGCCTAGTCCCGAGACCAACACTCAGCAAGCAGTAGAGCCCGTCACTGAGGAACAACGTCACCCCATGAGGACAAGATTACAGTCTGGAATTCGCAAACCGAACCCTCGGTATGCATTACTTGCGAGCACTACAATCCCTTCTCTACCTAAGACGGTGGCTGAAGCTTTAACTCATCCGGGTTGGCGACAAGCTATGCTAGAAGAGTTGCAGTCTATTTTTCAGAATCACACGTGGTCCTTGGTTCCTCCTGAAGCTAGCATGAATGTATTGGGCTGTCGATGGGTGTTTACTGTTAAACTCAACGCTGATGGTACTCTACAGAAGCTAAAAGCACGCCTTGTTGCTAAGGGATTCAATCAAGAAGAAGGCATTGACTTCAATGAAACATATAGCCCTGTGGTCAGGACTTCTACCATTCGCATTGTGCTTACCGTGGCCACTGCGAAGCAATGGAATATAACTCAGCTTGATGTTAAGAATGCCTTCTTACATGGTGATTTACAAGAGCAAGTGTATATGGTGCAGCCTCCTGGTTTCGAAGATCACGCTCATCCTACTCATGTTTGCTCTTTGCATAAAGCTCTCTATGGTCTTAAACAAGCCCCAAGAGCCTGGTTTGACAAGTTTAGTAATTTTCTGATTGAGTATGGCTTCGTCTGTAGCAAGGCAGATCCTTCTCTATTTGTCTATCGTCACAATGGAGATACTCTTGTGCTGTTACTCTATGTTGATGACATCTTATTAACAGGATCTAACCCGGCGTTGTTCAAGTCTCTCATTAATGAGCTGAGTGCTCGGTTTGCGATGAAGGATCTGGGAACTTTCCATTACTTCTTGGGAGTACAAGCTCAACATCACTCTGATGGACTTTTTATTCATCAGGCCAAATATACAGAGGAGATACTTCATAGTGCTGGTATGTCAACCTGCAACCCGATCAACACTCCACTTCCTCTACGTCTTGATCATGTGTTCCAAGATACAACGCCATTTGCTCAACCCTTCTACTTTCGAAGTCTTGCCGGGAAGCTCCAGTATCTGACAATCACACGTCCGGATATACAATATGCTGTGAACTTTGTGTGTCAAAGAATGCATTCACCCACTGAGGCAGACTTTGGTCTCTTGAAGAGGATCTTACGGTATCTTCGTGGCACTTCGACAATGGGTTTATACTTATCTAAACACAGTAGCCTGGATGTGGTGTCTTATAGCGACAGTGACTGGGCAGGATGTCGAGATACCAGACGATCCACTACCGGTTTCAGTGTGTTACTTGGCTCTAACGTTATCTCGTGGTCGGCAAAACGACAACCTACAGTGTCTCGATCTTCTACTGAAGCCGAATACCGAGCTCTAGCAACCACAGCGTCAGAATTAACATGGGTCTCTTCCGTTCTTCGTGATCTCTTGGTTCCTCAGACGCGACCTGCTGTCCTTCGCTGTGATAACCTTTCCGCTGTTCAGCTCTCGGCCAATCCGGTCTTTCACAACAGGTCTAAACATTTTGACACTGACTACCATTATGTTCGTGAGAGAGTTGCCCTTGGTGTGCTTGAGGTTCAGCATGTTCCCTCTCATCTTCAACTGGCTGATATTTTTACTAAGTCCCTACCGCGACAATCATTTCAGCAACTGCGACATAAACTGAAAGTGTAAAGGCCCAAGACATCACTCAAGCCCAACAGGAGTTGGCCCAAGTTATCAAAGGAGTCAACGGCTCTCTCAACCAGGATCAGAAGACGACAATAAGACAGAAGAGTGAGAAGAAGGGGACAGACTGTGCTAAGGAGCAGAGAGCTCTCGTACTATGTAACCAGTTTGATACCTTGTTATCAGTAGCAAGTGGCTAGATGTGTGACAGATGTAAACAGATCCTGAGAGATCAATTAGGGTTGAGAGAGTGTCTCCAACTATATAAAGAAGTATAGGAGGTTGTAAACGTTTTGAgcttttgaaatatattttaagtaaaGTTTAAGTCTTTCTTCTTTATTCATATCTCTCTCTCAGCTTCTTCTCGAATGTGAGCTCGTAGTACCGTTTCACTTTCTCACTATTCTCCTTCTCCGTCTGAACATATAACCACTTCACCTGGAAGTCCTCGAACGTATCGCGGATCGCTTCTCCTTTCGCTATCGTGACATTCAAGTGCTTCTGCTTCGGAGTTTTTCCAACGCGTAAACGCTCAGTCTCGGGGCCGATCTTGGTGCGGAGGTACATCTCCGCCGCTTCGTAGACTAGGTTTTTCTTATACTTGGAGTTCTCGTCGATAACCAACGTGAGATTCTTCGAACTCGGAGTGAATAGTCTGCCCAGTACGTTCTCGTAGATGTAGGAACGGAGCTGGTCCGGTACGAAATCGTTGAGCATCGATCTAAAGAGCATCGAGAAGCCACTTAGAGATGCACACACTGAGAACATAGTCGACGGTGAGAAAGAATAATTGGATGAAGGAAACATCTCAAGCGATGGATGGGTTAGGGTTTACTATGAGAAAGATCGACGATATGGTTTTTAGGTTTTATAGGCACATAATTTTTATTTCCTTTAATTTATAACTTCTATTATACTAAAGAAACTTGTAGAGGAAAGAAGGTTGCGTTGCAAAGTGTGTCCGTGTGTACACGTCAGACACCAATCAGTTCACCGACTTCCTCTTTCCCTTTTGATTCGGTCCATCAATGAAGAGAAATACATGGTCAAACAAGTATTATTGTGtcgttgttgtttttattttcggaACTAAGAGATGATAGATTAGACACTATGATTCTACAATtactttcataaaaaaaatgagATGACTACTAAAATTGATGATATATTTTATGGCTAAATATAACATGGATaacatttaatgttgatttatatttttgataatttttttagaataacgtaataactcatatacatttaatattaatttatatttttggttaacGTTTTAGAATATGTTAATAACTCATAcatattcaaatataacattacaaatttcaaaatattttttaattatatttttataatttatacaattttttttaaaaagaaaatcttagtcataaaaattattagtttctTACATATCTACAAATTTGATAAATACtatttagtttaaatttttataattatacaaattttattaattttatacaagttcctttaatatatttaaccaaaagaaatagat is part of the Brassica rapa cultivar Chiifu-401-42 chromosome A09, CAAS_Brap_v3.01, whole genome shotgun sequence genome and harbors:
- the LOC108869627 gene encoding AAA-ATPase At2g18193-like, translated to MFPSSNYSFSPSTMFSVCASLSGFSMLFRSMLNDFVPDQLRSYIYENVLGRLFTPSSKNLTLVIDENSKYKKNLVYEAAEMYLRTKIGPETERLRVGKTPKQKHLNVTIAKGEAIRDTFEDFQVKWLYVQTEKENSEKVKRYYELTFEKKLRERVLDSYLNHVIAESEKIKRDLRVVNLYSRDVPGSRDDDGSSCGSWGCISLEHPSTFDTLAMDPSAKKKIIDDLERFLKRKEFYKRVGKAWKRGYLLYGPPGTGKSSLIAAMANYLKFDVFDLDLSNIYDNGELKRILLSTTNRSILVIEDIDCNAEVRDREDENQEIGKARGKRKRRDDEYDDSEDQDTQLTLSGILNFIDGLWSSFGDERIIVFTTNHKDRLDPALLRPGRMDMHINMSYCTGLAFRTLVSNYLGVDGLNHPLCEEIEKLIDSTEVTPAELAEELMQDDDTDVVLRGVISFVEKRKDEKSKVKAQEDVSACNEVVTKIDDSDGKQNSTKNQKQAGKKGRKRQKLM